A stretch of DNA from Carya illinoinensis cultivar Pawnee chromosome 12, C.illinoinensisPawnee_v1, whole genome shotgun sequence:
TTACAATGATGGGCTGTTAAAAGAGGAAGGCTTGCGTGacactcaaaagaaaaataagttgaTTGAGTTGCCCTCATTGATTGAGTACTTCGGTTATTGCCTCTGCTGTGGTAGTCACTTTGCTGGTCCAGTATATGAAATAAAGGATTATCTTGACTGGACCGAAGGAAAGGGGGTAAGTCTATCACGTTCCAAGTGTTTTTGTATTTCTTGTTATAGGGAATAACTTTTCTTAGTTTCtctattctctctcttctcacgtTTCTTATATATTTCCAGATTTGGAGCCATTCAGAGACAGGACCGTCACCATCACCATATTGGGCCACAGTTAGAGCCCTTGTTCAAGCTGCTTTTTGCATGGCCTTGTATCTGTACCTGGTACCTCAGTTTCCTTTGTCCCAGTTTACCGATCCCATATACCAAGAATGGGGATTCTGGAAACGGATGTTTTACCAATACATGTCTGGCTTTACAGCACGCTGGAAATATTACTTCATCTGGTCAATTTCAGAGGCCTCTATCATTATTTCTGGCCTGGGTTTCAGTGGCTGGACTGAATCATCTCCGCCAAAGCCATGCTGGGATCGTGCCATAAATGTTAACATTCTAGGTGTTGAGTTGGCAAAGAGTGCAGTGGAGCTGCCACTTGTGTGGAATATACAAGTCAGCACCTGGCTGCGTCATTGTAAGTTTTTCTCGTAAGCATTTCATTCCCTTTAATATGGGCATgcagaacatattttttttgggATAAAGTATCAGAACATTAAACAGAGAGTACTTTAAAGAGAATATCTAATGTGTGTGCTTATGTAGATGTTTATGAGAGACTCGTTCAGAAGGGGAAAAGGCCTGGTTTCTTTCAATTGCTAGCTACACAGACTGTCAGTGCTGTTTGGCATGTGAGTACAATTTCAGCCTTATGCTATCCTGATTCTCTTGAATATCTTATTTATCTCCTGCCCTTATTCTTGCCCTTGTTTTTGAGGCCAGACAATTCAATTTCCTTGCCAATCTTGctttacatattaaaaaaaaatccttgcCATTCTGACTATCTCACATTTAATTTGGGCCAATATTGAATATACTTCTATGTTGAAACATTTATGTTTCTTGTACAAAACATTTTCACCTTATCGAGTCATTTCAACAGCTGTTCTCTTCATGGAATTTTCATCTTGTTCCAATTGTTGCTTCCTGTTTGCCATGTACCTTTTCATGTTTTATATTACTGACTTCTTTGATCCAGGCATCCTTATATGGTAGATGTAGCAGTAAGCATATGATTGCAAATTAACATAATTCTATGGTAAATGTTGGCATCCTTATATTATAGATGTAGCAGTAAGCATATGATTGCAAATTAACATAATTCTATGTTAAATGTTGTGCGGTAATTGACTAGTTTTCATACTTTGTTTTGttaataaatttttcatgtTTCATTTTGAAACTTTCCTTTTATTTGATCAAGTTGCCATCTCGGGTTTATCAATGGAAGTGTGAAAACATTTTTTGTCTTCAATTTCAAATTCTACACCAATTAACCTCTGTGACTCGTCTTTTCCTTGTCTGTGCAAACTGCAGGGATTATATCCTGGGTACATCATATTCTTTGTTCAGTTAGCATTGATGATTGCTGGTTCAAGAGGTATTCATAAGTCACCACTTATCTCCTTGTCATTTGTTGAGATAATTAACTGACGCTTTGTTTTCATGTACTATTTTGTTTCTATCCAAACAGTCATTTTCAGGTGGCAGCAAGCTGTGCCTGGCCTGATTAAGAAGCTACTGGTGTTTTTAAACTTTGCTTGCACACTTTTGGTTCTAAACTACTCCTGTGTTGGTTTCTTggtaacttcttcttcttcttcttcttcttcttctctctctctctctctctctacacacacacaacacaagCACAACCACCTGAACAATTTGTTGGGGATTTAAAGTAAAGCTTGCTACTTCCAAGTTTCTTATGCCTATGTGCTTTTATTGGACAGGTATTAAGCCTGCACGAAACACTTGCATCATATGGAAGTGTATATTTTGTTGGAACCATTCTTCCCATAGTATTGATCCTCCTTGGTAACGTAATTAGACCTACAAAGCCAGTCAGATCTAGAGCTCAAAAAGAACAGTGAGGTAGGAAAGGGCTTTATCTTCTCTTTACAATGCTGTAGATGAGATTAGGAGATTGGAAGAGCACTGTTGCCCATGGTTTCACCTTCATCTTGGCGATCCATGATGGCATGTAACCTCTGATCTCAGCTGTGGAGCCTCTTCACTTTGGCTTCAGTGTTAAGATTTTTGCTTTAAATTGTTTAAATTCCAACCACTTGGTTAGGCCTTCAGATATCTCCGCTGCACGTTTTATTGTTTTAGGTGttatttgaatagtgagataagatgagatgattttaaataaaagttgaataaaatattgttaaaatattatttttttaatatttaaaaaagttgagttgtttatttttttttttgtatgaaaattaaaaaaaaattataataatgagattgcACGAAATACTTTCgtattttaactttaaaacccaagtttttaaaaaatatttaattttaatttggatATATTCATCATTCGACACTTACGTTTTTGGACATGTTAAATTGGGGATCACGTGGCCATATCTGTCCAATGAGTGACAAAATGTTGACGTGGACAGATAGACGACTTAACTTGTCTATATCTAAAAGTTATCCCTAATGATGTCATCATGTCCCCACTTATGTGCATATAAATTCAAATACAATTAAGTTTCTGTTCAGCACTTTTCAATTATATCTCGAAACATCgaatttcttttcctattttatttttttaatctacaCTTCAAAACACGAAAACTAATTATGGACTGAACCATCAAATTTTAACTTGTAACCTCAAGTAAACTTCGATTTCAGTATTGATATGAAATAACTTATGATATCTAATCTTAAATCTTAACTAAGGAGAATGGtattcttcattttaaaaagtggatattgtgatgtatttttaaataattatttctcttaaCTATTTAAGTGACAATTATTTCAGACATGTCACGTCATCAAATATAGTCAAGAATGATGACAATTAGGAAGAataatgtaattatttttaaagaatttttctaTTATCTAGTCGGTGTATAGAGCGTATTatctattaatttaaataataaaatttgatttataacatttaaattttaaaatttatcttttaacttaaattatgttatataaatattttactatatatatacactagacGTGAGATGCAATTTGGTGCACTCGGCGCATCTATTTTAGGCATAACTACAAAAACGAAGGGAATTCAAATCTAGGAAATTATGAAGATTAATTTCACAATAATTATATTTCatgtattaaaattttttcttgtaaCAAAATGACATCAATGTCCCTCTAAGCGAACCACTAGACCATTCTCATTGGGTTGGCTAAATCCAATAATAACTaaactttaataaaaatgtGTCAAAAAACCACCACTACATTGAATTAGccaagtttataaaaatttagacTTTAATTACAGTGCTTCACCAAATTTGTGAGAGAACAATAACTTAGCCAAacattaaaaatttcttttctcaCTCCAACCTTTGCCTTAGGAAACCCTCCCACTGAAATCCATACTCTCTACACCTTCTCTTCGTCTCGAAACCCATCattgttctctctctcccaaAACTCATCATATTATGGTGAAACTCTTGAAATCCATCCCTTTGCACCTTATCTCTCAACTCCCAAAACCCTTTACATCTCAGCTGTCGAAACCCAGCTCCTTTAACCCTCAATGGCAAGTTACTCCCAGATTCTACCCTGCTCAATAATCCCTGAATATATCCTCTTTCCACTCTGGTTTTGCGTTTCAGACTAGTTGGCAATGGTGGTGATGGTGGTGCCACTGGTACTGAGTCCCACGACTGCTATCTCAACACATATGTCAAGAGAAACATTGATAAGATTGACCCCAACGAGCAGAGGCTATCAAAGTGATCGAATTGTGTGCTCTCCAATGAGCCCTTGAGGAAACCCTGCGTTTTGTACTCTGAGAACTTGCAAaggctttgaaaaaagtgaagttTTCGGCGTGCCTTGTGTGTCATAAAGACTTTTAGAAATCTGATAAGATTATGATTAATGGGAGTGAGAAGGAGGTCGTAATGTTGAGGGAGATGATGATGAATGAGAAGATGAAGGTGAGAAAGAAGCATGGAAGAAAGTGAAGAATGGAAAAGTGGTGACAAATGGCGAGGAGGATATACGATGGGAAATGTCACGGTTTGAGTGGTACAAAGCATAGATTTGATATTAAAaagtacataaatttttttaaaaaaataataatattttattattatagagagagaTAACTAATTCAATATCAAGACTAAAGACTAAATTTTAAGTGAATAGATATAAGATAAAAAGTGACATATTAGCCAAATTTGGCCTAAGATTTTGCTCAAACCAATGAGAGAGTGCCCTGGCAACCAGACAGGTGCCAACTGGCCATAGATTTTTCCAAAGAGCTGTCCTTGACGGTGTTCCTCTTTTGAGCATGAGTAGAATGGACTTTCCAGTTGGAGAAATCAAAGCCCATTGTATTTCCTTTCATGTCCTCTCATTTCCTTACAGAGAAGCCAGAGAATCCATCTCCCTCTCCACGCAATATTTTCCTTGCGCATTTTTCTCTCCTACTCACTTTTTATCGCTGGCCGCTggtttccttcattttcttttttctttttcctccctcTTCCCAATGCTTTTTGGATATCCCAGTTCTCccgtactctctctctctctctctctgttgtttttattaaaggATTCATTGTTAGTTTTGTTGTTTCTcttcattattttcttcatcactGTTAGATTATGCaaacaattattttcttttctaggcATGTAAACAATGATTTAAAACTATTTGCTTTCCTCTCACATAAACAAAAGTCTATAGTTGCTTGTGATGGGTCTTTGTCTAATGTTTAGTCCTTTCCACACCATGTTCTTCCATCTCAGTGGGTTACAACTGGGTTCCATTCCATTTCTTACAGAAGAGACCTTTTGAGAGGCCAAAGAGGTTCTTTCTTCACTTCCGGGTTTCCCCTACTCCAAGGGAAGAACTTTGAAGCAAATTTTGttgccttttttttctcttgctgATTTTCATTCTCTTGAGCCATTTCGAATCAGAACCAAGAATAGATGAATCCGACAAATTCAAAGATTGACAACATGTTTTCGCTGTCCAAAAGGAATTCTGTCGGTGATGGAGCCGGACAGAGTGTTGCAAAATTGGAAATTAGGCCAGGAGGAATGTTGGTTCAGAAGCGGGATTCGAGTCAAAATTCTGTATCAATCCCGACCATTAAAGTTAGAGTGAAATATGGCTCTTCGTTCCACGATATTCGTATCAGTTCCCAAGCCAGCTTTGGTAATTAGAATTCTTGATACTTCTAGTCTTTCTTCAATTAAGGATTTGAAGATCCAGTTTTCAAGTAATGGAGAGGAATCGAATTTTCTAAAGGaagttggtttttattttttattttgcaggagaattgaagaaaatgttgGCAGAACCCACTGGCTTGCACCCTCAGGATCAGAAGCTGATATTCAAGAACAAGGAGAGAAGTTCCAAAGCCTATCTTGATGCAGAAAGAGTTAGAGATGGATCAAAAATAGTTCTTGTTGAGGACATTGTAAGCAGGGAAAGAAGGTGCCTTGAGatgttaaaaaatgtgaaagtcGAAATGGCCTCAAAATCCTTGGCAGAAATCAGTTTGAAAGTGGACAAACTCGCTGGGCAGGTACACTTTTTCACTAGAAAAATTTAGAACTGATTCATCGAGGAATTGAAGATTTTGACCAACTGTTCTTTTGCTGCAATTCGCTAGCTCACTGCTTTGGAAACAACAGCTTCTAGAGGCGGGCAAGTCTCGAAAATGGATGTTGAGAATTTGACTGAAATATTCATGGAAAAATTAGTTAAGTTGGATGGAATTGTTGCTGAGGGAGACCTTAAAATGCCGAGAATGGTGCAggtatttttggatttttaattCCATCTTTAGCTTTAGCAACACATTTTTAGAGATTTCTCATTCCTCATAAAGCCAATAAGGTGAAGCCATTAACTTTGGAATTGACATCTTAAAGGTGAGGAGAGTCCAGAAGCACATTGAAACTCTTGATGCATTGAAGTTGCAAAATTCCAAACCCAGAAACAATGGAGGTAAAAGCCCATGTCAGCCGCAAGCAGATTCATCCAGGCAACAGTCTATGCCAATGCAAATACAGCAGGTACAGCTGAGGCAGAGGGAGCCTACAGGGAAAATGCCAATGCTGCTGCAGAAACCTGAGTGGCATTCTGAGTCAATTGTGGCAACAACACAATGGGAAACCTTTGATTAATACATTGAACTTCAAGTTGGTTCTAAGCAAAGTTTGGATCAAACCTTATGCAGATTGGGTTATTTTGTCatggattttatttattcttttcttgGGGCTAGTTTGTTTCTTCCTCCACTCTTTTCTGTCTAGGATCTGAAAATATTTCACTTCATCTCTGAAACATGATGCAGGTGTGCATGCataatcatttttacttttcagcAACTACAGTTCTCTACAACTTGTATGTAGAATATGTTGGATATGAAAAGAGACGAGGGAAGAAATGTGCACTGTGGATACAGGGTTTATGTATACTTAAAATGGTCACTTAGATATCAATGTTTTGTACACAATTTGGAGATGATGGTATTTGATTGGAGGAACCCGTTGCAGCAGCTGTTAGTGTTGACTCTTTGATTCTATGTGTGTGGCGGGGCTTGGAACCATATAAAGTCAATCATAGCCTTAATTTTTTATTCCGAAATAATTAATGTAGGTCTAAATAATGGCTCGGGACCATTTCGCCTATCAAGTCCACTTTTTGATAGAGAAGTAGCCTCTTGTATATGCAGATTGCAGAGTAGTAAATGCCGAAGataatccttttattttttgtacttGGCAACTTGCTTTTTCTGAGGCTGCAACAgttcaaaaataattaaaccgGTACCTCGATATTCTTCTTCTTAATCAAACCATAATGGTAAGAATCAAAGAAAAGGCTGCTATCGCCTCAGTAATACGTGCCACTGACACTCCTTAATTTTTCACTAAAATTGGCCTGAAAATAGCTCGTGGATTGGAATCTGCCTGTTCGGATTGCGTGCAATTGTTGTGATTGTCATGTGATTACCTTCTTTTTCTAAAGCTACCAGAAGTGCAAACTGCAGAATGCGATCAATAAAAGAAGCTCAAGCGCATGCAGTGATGACTCGAAAATCTCTCATGGTTTTCAAGCATGTATGTCAGTTGCTTCTTCCCATTGATTTGCTTTGGAGTAAAGAAACAAGAACAGGGCAATCGATCTATACCATGAGGAGAGGGTGCAGAAAAATATTTGCCAGTTTATTGGTGACAATAATTCCACATAAAAGTTTACTGTTAATCATTATCCTCTCTTGtatcttattataaataaaacaaaaagtgtaatcaatcaaatataagacacaagatttacgtaACTCGACAACGTACCTATAGCTATAAAACTGCAAAgaattttacttaaaataaacaaatacaatTCGGTGacagtataaaagaataatacaaTATATGGTAAACTCTAAACAACGGAGTGGGTCGAATTAAGCCAAAATGGGTCAAGCCTTCGCTCCATGGCCCATGAATCATTGAAAATCCAACAAAAAATGGCGCCTTCAATTATGAGGGCGCTGAAAATATTCCAACACATGCGATAGAAGATCTAACGATCAATGCAGAGTATATCATGCATCTGTTTATATCTCCAACTGCACAGCTGTTAGCCATTGCAGAATGCTTTGATAAAAAAACAATGCAATTCGGATGAAAGTTTCacaaagtattaattatatagaATCGAGTCAAATTCATCTGCTCAGCTCAGTATTAATACTCCTCAGCATCCATCCATTAAAAAGACAGCAGGCCAGGAAGTGGAAACTCTGTGCCTCATGTACCTGAATATAATGGAAATTAAGATTCAACGCAAGGTGGAAGTTCTTATCAGAGACTAGTAATGCTAATGAAACGGACCTTACGGGCAGACAGGGGCATGCAGACATGAGAACCCAACATGTACATGCCGTATGGGACCGATTAACCAACAAGACAGACGCCAATATTGCCAGCCTTGCTTATGCAACATAAAGACATAGCACATAATGCATTCCTATAATCAGTGAGTTTTGGACTAATCTGGTTTCCAATCCAACATGGACGTGTCGTgaataaataatcttttaatttatatattcaagTCATGGCAAGCACATGCATGATGTCTGTTCGTAGTAGTGGTTCAGGCCAGCAAGTCCCACGGAAACGAAGCACCCAGAAACAACTTGTTTGTTCCCAATTTTTTGGCGAAAAGGAATTTGAGTATCCCTTTTACATGTATATACAAGTTTACTCACGTAACATTAATTTAAGGTTAGATATATGTTTGAAGAAGCGACTTTAAACACCATTTTAAGGTTAGatcgatttttatttttgttgcaaatatATAGTTGTTTGTCACGAAAAGTATATCATCGGTAATAATCATCTTTGTATAGACCATAATTTAGTTGCAAATAAATATATGGGTTATCGTTGAGAATATATTACCTAATGCAActgagaaaaataattttttgggaTAAACCTTTGCCCACGCGGTTTTTGCGATAACAAATCAAGTAATAAAAATCGTTGCAAGGAGTCTTTTACGACAAAAAAAATAGACAGTCAATCCCCATTTTCACCGGCCTGCATGAAGTCGAACTCTTTTATTTGATCCTCCGCCACCTTTACCTCCACACAAACGCTAGCATAG
This window harbors:
- the LOC122290376 gene encoding lysophospholipid acyltransferase 1-like, encoding MDLDMGAMAAAIGVSVPVLRFLLCFAVTIPVSFLWRFVPGQVGKHLYSAFSGAVLSYLSFGFSSNLHFLVPMLLGYTSMVLFRSRCGIITFFLGFGYLIGCHMYYMSGDAWKEGGIDATGALMVLTLKVISCAINYNDGLLKEEGLRDTQKKNKLIELPSLIEYFGYCLCCGSHFAGPVYEIKDYLDWTEGKGIWSHSETGPSPSPYWATVRALVQAAFCMALYLYLVPQFPLSQFTDPIYQEWGFWKRMFYQYMSGFTARWKYYFIWSISEASIIISGLGFSGWTESSPPKPCWDRAINVNILGVELAKSAVELPLVWNIQVSTWLRHYVYERLVQKGKRPGFFQLLATQTVSAVWHGLYPGYIIFFVQLALMIAGSRVIFRWQQAVPGLIKKLLVFLNFACTLLVLNYSCVGFLVLSLHETLASYGSVYFVGTILPIVLILLGNVIRPTKPVRSRAQKEQ
- the LOC122288888 gene encoding BAG family molecular chaperone regulator 1-like, whose amino-acid sequence is MNPTNSKIDNMFSLSKRNSVGDGAGQSVAKLEIRPGGMLVQKRDSSQNSVSIPTIKVRVKYGSSFHDIRISSQASFGELKKMLAEPTGLHPQDQKLIFKNKERSSKAYLDAERVRDGSKIVLVEDIVSRERRCLEMLKNVKVEMASKSLAEISLKVDKLAGQLTALETTASRGGQVSKMDVENLTEIFMEKLVKLDGIVAEGDLKMPRMVQVRRVQKHIETLDALKLQNSKPRNNGGKSPCQPQADSSRQQSMPMQIQQVQLRQREPTGKMPMLLQKPEWHSESIVATTQWETFD